Sequence from the Atribacterota bacterium genome:
TGCCATGGGTGAGACGATTTCCTTCTTTTTCATCCCTTTCAGCGAAGAAGAATCCCGGGTACTCCGGGATTACTTTATCGCCGTCGCGCCGTCCGCGAACTTTCCATCCTCCCCTCTTATTTCCGAAGGAAAAGATCTGGTGCTTAAAGATACCTTCGAGGGAAAAACCATCATGCGTTTTGGCCCGAACGAATCGCTGGGGATTCTCACCACTTTTTGGGAAAATGGCCACCCAGTGATTCTCTTTACCACCCACGGGGAATTTGACCAGGCTACCCGACACTTTTTCAACACCTTCAAAGAAGAGAAAACCTTGCGCCGGCTCATCGGAAATGTTACGCTTTTTAGTAAAAATGGCTTTACCAGTGTGCTGAGTGGACCACCAGTGAGTCCTCCCAAACCAGCTATGTTCGTCTTTCAAGAATGGTTCCTCAGATTTCGAATCTTCCTTTTCCTTGTCATTGTCAGTATCATCATCCTTGCGTCCGGACTCCTGTATAACCGTCTGGTTCGTTCCAAGAACCCATGAAGGAAAAACGCTTAGGTGAAATCCTGATTGAAAAAGGGCTGATCACCCAAAAGCAATTGGAGGAAGCCTTAGCCATTCAAAAAGAAAGCAAGGCGCTCCTGGGAGAGATTCTGGTTTCGCATGGTTTTCTCTCCCCTTTCAAGCTCTATCAGGCTCTGGCAGAAAAAGAAGACCTGATGTACTTGGGAGAAGAACTATCCAGGCTCATCCAGATGGTTGACCCAAATGTGCTTCCTCTCTTTGCTTCTTCTGACCTGGTGCGCTTTAAATTTTTTCCCCTTCGCTATGAAAATCACTCCCTGGAAATTGTCACCCCCTCCCCACAAAGTACGGCTTTACAGACCTTTCTTCGGGAAAAATTTCCCCAAATCGAATGCAAAGCGAGCCTCGTCACCCCTTATGAACTCGACCAGCTCATTTACACCTTTTTTCGACAAGAATTCCTTCAGGAAGCAACCACCGGTCTTTTCTTCCGTTCTCCAGA
This genomic interval carries:
- a CDS encoding glycosyl transferase, which codes for MKEKRLGEILIEKGLITQKQLEEALAIQKESKALLGEILVSHGFLSPFKLYQALAEKEDLMYLGEELSRLIQMVDPNVLPLFASSDLVRFKFFPLRYENHSLEIVTPSPQSTALQTFLREKFPQIECKASLVTPYELDQLIYTFFRQEFLQEATTGLFFRSP